The following coding sequences are from one Octopus bimaculoides isolate UCB-OBI-ISO-001 chromosome 3, ASM119413v2, whole genome shotgun sequence window:
- the LOC106882392 gene encoding 2-acylglycerol O-acyltransferase 2-A-like, whose amino-acid sequence MKLLVNSLHVVFIILAALLTMNILGSVFAPIPFERRIQTAFAFLWTLGFICLGFGSLAIFIYLLFTKYYFIPLAYLIWYIYDINTCEQGGRRLLWQFNNPIWKYFADYFPIKLIKTAELDPSKNYIVGYHPHGVMSTGAFSNFATNATGFNQMFPNMHQYLCILIGQFRFPFYRDFLMTTGEYLYYFFSFIFFVMHQRIEKIHVKSL is encoded by the exons ATGAAACTACTTGTTAACTCACTTCATGTAGTATTTATCATACTTGCTGCTTT GCTAACTATGAATATATTAGGATCAGTGTTTGCTCCAATTCCTTTTGAAAGACGTATACAGACAGCTTTTGCCTTTCTATGGACACTGGGTTTCATATGTTTGGGTTTTGGAAGTCTTGCCATCTTCATCTACCTCTTGTTcactaaatattatttcatacctCTGGCTTATTTAATATGGTACATCTATGACATCAACACATGTGAACAAGGAGGCCGTCGTCTTCTGTGGCAATTTAACAATCCCATTTGGAAATACTTTGCTGATTACTTTCCTATAAAGCTCATCAAGACAGCAGAGCTTGATCCATCCAAGAACTATATAGTTGGTTACCATCCTCATGGAGTTATGAGCACTGGTGCTTTTTCAAACTTTGCAACGAATGCAACGGGCTTCAACCAAATGTTCCCAAATATGCATCAATATTTGTGCATATTAATAGGACAGTTTCGCTTTCCATTCTACAGAGATTTTCTGATGACTACTGGTGAGTACCtttactattttttctcttttattttttttgtgatgCATCAGAGAATTGAAAAAATCCATGTTAAATCcttataa